From the Entomomonas sp. E2T0 genome, one window contains:
- a CDS encoding DUF58 domain-containing protein gives MAILDSLINTPNSEEGIHASLEELLNMRYHLKGLSLFSANNRRSPLVGSHHSKLRGRGIDFDQVRVYLPGDDIRSIDWRVTARSQQAHTKIFHEEKERPVFLLVEQTKHLFLGTGNSLKSVITARLASLLGWAALDNNDRIGGLVFNESEQRLIKPRLSKHSLLQFIGYLQKMNGQLTTSEPNNDNQANTLLQALKQSKEALRPGSLLFLIVDERSLNDDCLRILQHLSIHLDIVLLPVYDPLDHELPRAGLLRFAQNNRELVLDTNNNKLRAAYAQQAKQRQQRWQELAKKITAKLLPINTEQDVVEQIKPLLMIQR, from the coding sequence ATGGCTATACTTGACTCACTAATTAATACACCTAACTCAGAAGAAGGTATTCACGCTAGTTTAGAAGAACTACTAAACATGCGTTACCATTTAAAAGGGTTAAGTCTATTTTCAGCTAATAATAGACGTAGTCCATTAGTAGGATCACACCACTCCAAATTAAGAGGTCGTGGTATTGATTTTGACCAAGTTCGTGTTTATTTGCCAGGTGATGATATTCGTAGTATTGATTGGCGTGTTACAGCACGCAGTCAACAAGCTCATACCAAAATCTTTCATGAAGAAAAAGAGCGTCCAGTTTTTCTATTAGTTGAGCAAACCAAACATTTATTTTTAGGTACAGGCAATAGCTTAAAATCTGTTATTACAGCACGATTAGCCAGCTTACTGGGTTGGGCTGCTTTAGACAACAATGATCGTATTGGTGGTCTTGTTTTTAATGAGTCAGAGCAACGCCTAATAAAACCTCGCCTCAGCAAGCACAGCTTATTACAATTTATTGGCTATTTACAAAAAATGAATGGTCAACTTACTACTAGTGAGCCTAATAATGACAACCAAGCTAATACTTTATTACAAGCATTAAAACAATCAAAAGAAGCACTTAGACCTGGCAGCTTATTATTTCTAATTGTAGACGAACGCAGCCTGAATGACGATTGCCTACGCATATTACAACATCTCTCTATTCATTTGGATATTGTATTACTACCCGTTTATGACCCTTTAGATCATGAATTACCTAGGGCAGGACTATTACGATTTGCTCAAAATAATCGCGAATTAGTATTGGATACAAATAATAATAAACTCCGAGCTGCCTATGCACAGCAGGCTAAACAACGACAACAACGTTGGCAAGAATTAGCAAAGAAAATAACTGCCAAGCTACTGCCCATCAACACAGAACAAGATGTGGTAGAACAAATCAAACCATTACTTATGATACAACGCTAA
- a CDS encoding DUF4381 domain-containing protein, translating into MDPQKLPLEPLIAPPPVSWWPLAPIWWIVLALLIIVIIGVLIYRFRKILYTTQPKLPVIDFDIRRQAALNELSKLPKPYQQAAGLWLQQINDLLKRLCIVRYPTENAKILIGQAWLNFLDNKCIEAEIKQFPMLVEGEYHPNYYMDDKTIDNLYSAVEKWITHHV; encoded by the coding sequence ATGGATCCACAAAAACTACCTTTAGAACCATTAATTGCTCCGCCCCCTGTTAGTTGGTGGCCATTAGCACCTATTTGGTGGATAGTTTTAGCTTTATTAATTATAGTTATTATTGGCGTACTAATTTATCGATTTAGAAAAATATTGTATACCACACAACCCAAACTACCTGTTATTGATTTTGATATACGTCGCCAAGCCGCACTTAATGAGTTATCTAAACTACCAAAGCCTTATCAACAAGCAGCAGGTCTTTGGCTACAGCAAATTAATGACTTATTAAAACGACTTTGTATCGTACGTTACCCTACCGAAAATGCAAAAATATTGATTGGACAAGCATGGTTAAATTTTCTAGACAATAAATGTATTGAAGCAGAAATTAAACAATTCCCCATGCTGGTAGAAGGTGAATATCATCCTAATTATTATATGGATGATAAAACTATTGATAATCTTTATTCAGCTGTAGAAAAGTGGATTACTCATCATGTTTGA